In one Siniperca chuatsi isolate FFG_IHB_CAS linkage group LG14, ASM2008510v1, whole genome shotgun sequence genomic region, the following are encoded:
- the hunk gene encoding hormonally up-regulated neu tumor-associated kinase homolog B isoform X2 — translation MEKGRCVISYLPLTEPVFFKPSQVLRQVAVKVIDKRKAKKDSYVTKNLRREGHIQQMIRHPNITQLLDILETENSYYLVMELCPGGNLMNRIYDKKRLDERETQKYIRQLVLAVEHLHRAGVVHRDLKIENLLLDEQDNIKLIDFGLSNCAGILGYSDPFSTQCGSPAYAAPELLSRKKYGPKVDVWSIGVNMYAMLTGTLPFTVEPFSLRALHQKMVDKEMNPLPPSLSTAAICLLKKLLEPDPNKRPNIHQVMADSWLQLANKNTGAPYLNRIHIEEINHTVLLHMTEKMGYKHSEVLSAVLTNRACHTLAVYFLLNKKMKRLSKEYREMQFQEKKKGEKQKSEYFQTQWRKHVDKLTIPPKQTPVYLAVSKGPSKEKKHRTGLLRAITGGHRNSPLAPPGTVASSSMEYLEIHPLFHNTPQQRRRLATLPQVNTSPEHNIPAPPAPSPIGMHSFGSLSKAEQIEDTPASPWYKLTNGTLSPPRHVSAFQPDSSYLKKATIPSPPVLIVNPQPKKSISSDWCGSSDTSGSPPSTVGSPPGSSAFSPPKSAFSPLNPTSAFSPPSNNSSSDPDSPTHRSKFPSMGIGQILKKKVQLQPFSFRPEQVVEEVVSPPPYPMQTLLCASGALKTLC, via the exons ATGGAGAAGGGACGCTGTGTAATATCCTACCTACCTCTGACTgagcctgttttttttaaaccctcaCAAGTATTAAGACAG GTGGCGGTGAAGGTGATTGACAAGCGGAAGGCTAAGAAGGACTCGTATGTGACCAAGAACCTGCGGAGGGAGGGCCACATCCAGCAGATGATCCGCCACCCCAACATCACGCAGCTGCTGGACATCCTGGAGACAGAGAACAGCTACTACCTGGTGATGGAGCTGTGTCCTGGCGGGAACCTCATGAACCGCATATACGACAAGAAACGCCTGGATGAGAGGGAGACTCAGAAATACATCCGACAGTTGGTGCTGGCCGTTGAGCACCTGCACAGGGCGGGTGTGGTGCacag GGATCTGAAGATAGAAAACCTCCTGTTGGATGAGCAGGACAACATAAAGCTCATAG ATTTTGGCCTCAGTAACTGCGCTGGCATCTTGGGATACTCAGACCCATTCAGCACCCAGTGTGGAAGTCCGGCCTATGCCGCCCCGGAGCTGCTCTCCAGGAAGAAGTACGGGCCGAAGGTGGATGTCTGGTCCAT TGGTGTGAACATGTATGCAATGTTGACTGGGACTCTCCCGTTCACCGTGGAGCCCTTCAGTCTCCGAGCCCTGCACCAAAAGATGGTGGACAAGGAGATGAACCCTCTACCTCCCTCGCTCTCCACAG ctgcCATCTGTCTTCTGAAGAAGCTTCTTGAGCCAGATCCCAACAAGCGTCCAAATATCCATCAGGTGATGGCAGATTCCTGGCTACAGCTGGCAAACAAGAACACAGGGGCACCATACCTCAACAG GATTCACATTGAGGAAATAAACCACACGGTGTTGCTGCATATGACGGAGAAGATGGGCTACAAGCACAGTGAGGTGCTTAGCGCTGTCCTCACCAACCGCGCCTGCCACACTCTGGCTGTCTACTTCCTCCTCAACAAGAAAATGAAGAGACTCTCTAAAGAGTACAGG GAGATGCAGTtccaggagaaaaagaaaggagagaagcaGAAAAGCGAATACTTCCAGACCCAGTGGAGGAAGCACGTCGACAAGCTCACCATCCCTCCCAAACAGACGCCCGTCTACCTTGCTGTTAGCAAGGGCCCCAGCAAGGAGAAGAAACACAGAACAG GTCTATTGCGTGCCATAACTGGTGGCCATCGTAATTCACCTCTGGCACCACCCGGCACAGTTGCCTCTTCCTCTATGGAATATCTAGAGATCCATCCTCTCTTTCACAACACCCCTCAGCAACGGAGGCGCTTGGCCACCCTCCCACAAGTCAATACGAGCCCAGAACACAACATACCTGCTCCACCAGCACCGTCACCGATCGGCATGCATTCCTTCGGCTCCCTCTCCAAAGCTGAGCAAATTGAAGACACCCCGGCTTCACCCTGGTACAAGCTGACCAATGGGACTCTGTCCCCGCCCCGCCACGTCTCTGCTTTCCAACCCGACTCCTCTTACTTGAAGAAGGCCACAATCCCCAGTCCTCCCGTCCTCATTGTCAACCCGCAGCCCAAGAAGAGCATCTCATCAGATTGGTGCGGTTCTTCTGACACCAGTGGCAGCCCCCCGAGCACTGTAGGAAGCCCCCCAGGCAGCTCGGCTTTTAGCCCTCCAAAGTCCGCCTTCAGTCCCCTCAACCCCACCTCGGCATTCAGTCCTCCttccaacaacagcagcagtgatcccGACAGCCCAACGCACCGCAGCAAGTTCCCCTCTATGGGAATCGGACAGATCCTAAAGAAGAAAGTCCAGCTGCAGCCGTTCTCCTTCCGGCCAGAACAGGTCGTTGAGGAAGTGGTGTCTCCACCTCCCTACCCCATGCAGACTCTTCTCTGTGCTTCAGGTGCACTCAAGACCCTCTGCTGA
- the hunk gene encoding hormonally up-regulated neu tumor-associated kinase homolog A isoform X1, producing MPVADSDMVVDNSHGLYEGKTPNSSGNESIFPASLCSPAADILKNFYHTKRVGNYLIGRKLGEGSFAKVREGLHALTGEKVAVKVIDKRKAKKDSYVTKNLRREGHIQQMIRHPNITQLLDILETENSYYLVMELCPGGNLMNRIYDKKRLDERETQKYIRQLVLAVEHLHRAGVVHRDLKIENLLLDEQDNIKLIDFGLSNCAGILGYSDPFSTQCGSPAYAAPELLSRKKYGPKVDVWSIGVNMYAMLTGTLPFTVEPFSLRALHQKMVDKEMNPLPPSLSTAAICLLKKLLEPDPNKRPNIHQVMADSWLQLANKNTGAPYLNRIHIEEINHTVLLHMTEKMGYKHSEVLSAVLTNRACHTLAVYFLLNKKMKRLSKEYREMQFQEKKKGEKQKSEYFQTQWRKHVDKLTIPPKQTPVYLAVSKGPSKEKKHRTGLLRAITGGHRNSPLAPPGTVASSSMEYLEIHPLFHNTPQQRRRLATLPQVNTSPEHNIPAPPAPSPIGMHSFGSLSKAEQIEDTPASPWYKLTNGTLSPPRHVSAFQPDSSYLKKATIPSPPVLIVNPQPKKSISSDWCGSSDTSGSPPSTVGSPPGSSAFSPPKSAFSPLNPTSAFSPPSNNSSSDPDSPTHRSKFPSMGIGQILKKKVQLQPFSFRPEQVVEEVVSPPPYPMQTLLCASGALKTLC from the exons ATGCCAGTTGCCGACAGCGACATGGTAGTGGACAACAGCCACGGGTTATATGAGGGTAAAACCCCAAATAGTTCCGGCAATGAGAGCATCTTCCCGGCCTCCCTATGCAGTCCTGCAGCGGACATCCTCAAGAACTTTTACCACACCAAACGGGTCGGGAACTATCTGATTGGGAGGAAGCTGGGAGAAGGATCATTCGCCAAAGTTAGAGAAGGTCTCCACGCGCTGACTGGGGAAAAG GTGGCGGTGAAGGTGATTGACAAGCGGAAGGCTAAGAAGGACTCGTATGTGACCAAGAACCTGCGGAGGGAGGGCCACATCCAGCAGATGATCCGCCACCCCAACATCACGCAGCTGCTGGACATCCTGGAGACAGAGAACAGCTACTACCTGGTGATGGAGCTGTGTCCTGGCGGGAACCTCATGAACCGCATATACGACAAGAAACGCCTGGATGAGAGGGAGACTCAGAAATACATCCGACAGTTGGTGCTGGCCGTTGAGCACCTGCACAGGGCGGGTGTGGTGCacag GGATCTGAAGATAGAAAACCTCCTGTTGGATGAGCAGGACAACATAAAGCTCATAG ATTTTGGCCTCAGTAACTGCGCTGGCATCTTGGGATACTCAGACCCATTCAGCACCCAGTGTGGAAGTCCGGCCTATGCCGCCCCGGAGCTGCTCTCCAGGAAGAAGTACGGGCCGAAGGTGGATGTCTGGTCCAT TGGTGTGAACATGTATGCAATGTTGACTGGGACTCTCCCGTTCACCGTGGAGCCCTTCAGTCTCCGAGCCCTGCACCAAAAGATGGTGGACAAGGAGATGAACCCTCTACCTCCCTCGCTCTCCACAG ctgcCATCTGTCTTCTGAAGAAGCTTCTTGAGCCAGATCCCAACAAGCGTCCAAATATCCATCAGGTGATGGCAGATTCCTGGCTACAGCTGGCAAACAAGAACACAGGGGCACCATACCTCAACAG GATTCACATTGAGGAAATAAACCACACGGTGTTGCTGCATATGACGGAGAAGATGGGCTACAAGCACAGTGAGGTGCTTAGCGCTGTCCTCACCAACCGCGCCTGCCACACTCTGGCTGTCTACTTCCTCCTCAACAAGAAAATGAAGAGACTCTCTAAAGAGTACAGG GAGATGCAGTtccaggagaaaaagaaaggagagaagcaGAAAAGCGAATACTTCCAGACCCAGTGGAGGAAGCACGTCGACAAGCTCACCATCCCTCCCAAACAGACGCCCGTCTACCTTGCTGTTAGCAAGGGCCCCAGCAAGGAGAAGAAACACAGAACAG GTCTATTGCGTGCCATAACTGGTGGCCATCGTAATTCACCTCTGGCACCACCCGGCACAGTTGCCTCTTCCTCTATGGAATATCTAGAGATCCATCCTCTCTTTCACAACACCCCTCAGCAACGGAGGCGCTTGGCCACCCTCCCACAAGTCAATACGAGCCCAGAACACAACATACCTGCTCCACCAGCACCGTCACCGATCGGCATGCATTCCTTCGGCTCCCTCTCCAAAGCTGAGCAAATTGAAGACACCCCGGCTTCACCCTGGTACAAGCTGACCAATGGGACTCTGTCCCCGCCCCGCCACGTCTCTGCTTTCCAACCCGACTCCTCTTACTTGAAGAAGGCCACAATCCCCAGTCCTCCCGTCCTCATTGTCAACCCGCAGCCCAAGAAGAGCATCTCATCAGATTGGTGCGGTTCTTCTGACACCAGTGGCAGCCCCCCGAGCACTGTAGGAAGCCCCCCAGGCAGCTCGGCTTTTAGCCCTCCAAAGTCCGCCTTCAGTCCCCTCAACCCCACCTCGGCATTCAGTCCTCCttccaacaacagcagcagtgatcccGACAGCCCAACGCACCGCAGCAAGTTCCCCTCTATGGGAATCGGACAGATCCTAAAGAAGAAAGTCCAGCTGCAGCCGTTCTCCTTCCGGCCAGAACAGGTCGTTGAGGAAGTGGTGTCTCCACCTCCCTACCCCATGCAGACTCTTCTCTGTGCTTCAGGTGCACTCAAGACCCTCTGCTGA
- the mis18a gene encoding protein Mis18-alpha, giving the protein MAAREKSLKHRQKSENTTFEASSIDSTAVEEKLFGQAEEDDGPVVFICGKCKLPVGDSLSWDGSEDGQNQIRLKRVTDNVLVGKDNRLYEVSKRSLCLIVDLVCRGCHSVLGMVYASTPKNLDHKRFTFCFNVADIDSYVLGSASQMLAAEGPKEQPVTLEYRGIVEQQLTEMKMLVMSMAQRLEEIEAGLQEGCDEA; this is encoded by the exons ATGGCGGCGAGAGAAAAGTCGTTGAAACACCGACAGAAAAGCGAAAATACCACGTTTGAAGCGTCCAGTATAGACTCCACCGCCGTCGAAGAAAAGTTGTTTGGCCAAGCAGAAGAGGACGACGGACCTGTGGTCTTCATCTGCGGGAAGTGCAAGTTGCCTGTTGGGGATTCACTGTCCTGGGATGGAAGTGAAGACGGCCAAAACCAAATAAGATTGAAGC GGGTCACTGACAACGTCTTGGTTGGAAAGGACAATCGCCTGTATGAAGTGAGCAAACGATCTCTCTG TCTGATTGTGGATCTAGTCTGTCGAGGCTGCCACTCTGTGCTCGGCATGGTTTACGCATCCACACCTAAGAACCTGGACCACAAGAGATTTACATTCTGTTTCAATGTAGCAGACATCGACAG CTATGTGCTTGGCTCTGCAAGCCAGATGTTGGCAGCAGAGGGCCCCAAAGAGCAGCCAGTCACACTGGAGTACAGAGGCATTGTTGAACAACAGCTGACAGAG ATGAAAATGCTGGTCATGTCCATGGCGCAGAGGCTGGAAGAGATCGAAGCTGGCCTTCAGGAGGGATGTGATGAGGCATGA
- the haus1 gene encoding HAUS augmin-like complex subunit 1, with the protein MCDKIEKVNSWLSTVFGDQPVPHFEVNTRTVDILYQLAQSSEARCSDTALLIEDLKQKASEYQADGAHLRDVLLQGVGLSCASLSKPAADYLSALVDTAMVLGVRDTSLGSFMPAVNNLTDELLEAEKSNRRLERELRALRKRLGATLVLRSNLQEDINKTVKSQAVEIAKAEERLLNMDFVTAKAKELSNRREKAEAQLVSRNMDKSITHQAIVQLSEEVTALKLEVIPLKKKLDPYMDLSPSPSLAQVKIEEAKRELAAVDSQLEMNMDFK; encoded by the exons ATGTGTGACAAGATCGAGAAG GTGAACAGCTGGCTCAGCACAGTGTTTGGAGATCAGCCGGTGCCACACTTTGAGGTCAACACGCGGACAGTGGACATACTGTACCAGCTGGCACAGTCCAGTGAAGCCCGGTGCAGTGACACAGCTCTCCTTATTGAAGACCTCAAACAGAAAGCATCAGAGTACCAGGCTGATG GTGCTCATCTCCGGGATGTTCTTCTACAAGGTGTTGGCCTGTCCTGTGCAAGCTTGTCAAAGCCCGCTGCTGACTACTTGTCTGCTTTAGTGGACACTGCCATGGTGCTTGGAGTCAGAGACACATCGCTGGGCAG CTTTATGCCAGCAGTGAACAACCTCACAGACGAACTTCTGGAAGCAGAGAAGTCAAACAGGAGACTTGAGAGGGAGCTCAGGGCCCTCAGAAAGAGACTTGGTGCTACTCTGGTGCTGCGGAGCAACTTACAAGA GGATATCAACAAAACTGTCAAATCTCAGGCAGTGGAGATCGCTAAAGCTGAGGAGAGACTGCTCAACATGGATTTTGTAACGGCAAAGGCTAAAGAGCTCAGCAACAGACGGGAGAAGGCAGAG GCTCAACTTGTATCCAGGAACATGGACAAGTCCATCACCCACCAGGCTATTGTGCAGCTCTCTGAG gaAGTCACCGCGCTGAAACTAGAAGTAATCCCCTTGAAAAAGAAACTGGACCCTTACATGGACTTGAGCCCA AGCCCGTCTCTTGCTCAAGTGAAAATAGAAGAAGCAAAAAGAGAATTG GCTGCAGTTGATTCCCAGCTTGAGATGAATATGGATTTCAAGTGA